Below is a genomic region from Persephonella sp..
TAAGCTGTGAGTAGCGATTGAAGTTTTCTTTTGCAGCTTTGTATCTGTTATAAGCCTGAAATCCATCAAACAGTTTCCAATTTAGGGCTATACCCAGTGTGAACCCTGTCCCATCGGTTCCAAACGGATTGTATCTGTCGTCCATCTGGTAGTATCCAAAAGCCCCTATTGTGGGAAGCATATCAGCCTTTTGATAATCAATGTATTTTTTTGCGTTTTCAACCCTTGTTCTTAGAGCTATAAGATCTGGTCTTTCTGATAAGGCAACCTCCTGCCAGTATCTAACATCTTTGTTTGTGTCTGCAAACTTTAGCTCACCTACAACTTCTATCTGGGCAGGATCAACCTCATCTAACCCCATCGCAAGAAGAAGACCCCTTTTGGCTATAAGATACTGGTTCTGGGCTTCTTCTATTTTGCTTTTTACTTTTGTTAAATAAACTTTAGCCCTTAATACATCGGCATATATAGCAAGACCGTTGTCATACATAAGTTTTGCAGTATCATAATGTTTTTTTACGCTTTTGTAAGCCTGTTTTGCAAGCTTTATGGCATCTTTTGCAAGCAGTGCACCGTAGTATGCCTTGGAAACATCATAAATAACCTTTTGTTTTGTTCTTTCCAGATCAAATTTTGCTGCTTCAAACTCTTTTTTTCTCATTTTTATTCCTGTTCCGATCTTTCCTCCTGCCCATATAGGAACCTGAAACTGTATCTTTGTCTGCCAGTTATTCCATTCTGGATAATGGGGAGGTTTGAAAAGAGGTCCAACAAGTACATTAAAAGAGGTCATATCTACATATTTTGATGAGCTGTTCATAGTTAATCTATGCTGGTTCAGCTCATTCATCATTGCCCAACCGGGGATATTGGTTCTCATGAACATTTCACTGAAAGTGATTGTCGGCAATCTCAAACCTTTTGCTTCTTTATACTCAAGCTCTTTACTTTTTAGTTTTCTCTGTTCAGCTTTCAGCTGGTAGCTATTTTTAAGGGCTATTTTTATGGCTTCTTTCAGCGTTAGCTCTCTGGAGTATCCCGATAAAGCTATAACCATAACCAGCAGAAATATGCTGATTTTTTTCATTTTTCACCTCTCAAGATTAATCTTATCTTTATAATAATATTAGAATATTCTTATATTTTATTATATAAAAGCACGAACAAAATTGCAACTTTTTTGTAAAACCTCCCTCCTAACATAAATTGTATCTGTTAAGCGATAAGGTCTTCAAGATAATCAGGATCAAGTATCTCTATCTTACCCCTTTCTGTGTTTACTATTCCTTCTTTTTTCCATTTGCTCATTATTCTTATGGCTGTTTCTACCGTTGTTCCTGTCATTTCTGCAAGATCCTGTCTTGTTATTGGTGCCCTGATAACTATCTTCCCGTCTTCCTCTTTTCCTATCTTCCTTGAAAGCTCAAGGAGAAGATTTGCTATTCTTCCCTCAACTTTTTCGGCTGCAAG
It encodes:
- a CDS encoding TolC family protein — encoded protein: MKKISIFLLVMVIALSGYSRELTLKEAIKIALKNSYQLKAEQRKLKSKELEYKEAKGLRLPTITFSEMFMRTNIPGWAMMNELNQHRLTMNSSSKYVDMTSFNVLVGPLFKPPHYPEWNNWQTKIQFQVPIWAGGKIGTGIKMRKKEFEAAKFDLERTKQKVIYDVSKAYYGALLAKDAIKLAKQAYKSVKKHYDTAKLMYDNGLAIYADVLRAKVYLTKVKSKIEEAQNQYLIAKRGLLLAMGLDEVDPAQIEVVGELKFADTNKDVRYWQEVALSERPDLIALRTRVENAKKYIDYQKADMLPTIGAFGYYQMDDRYNPFGTDGTGFTLGIALNWKLFDGFQAYNRYKAAKENFNRYSQLKKGFEEYIKFSVYKAYKELITAKSKLKAAEENLRYAEEVLKITEKRYKNQMASMIDLLDTQTMYDQIKFEKAKATYDAQISLLDLKYQSGKLKENIGGDK